The Brasilonema sennae CENA114 genome includes a region encoding these proteins:
- a CDS encoding cupin domain-containing protein, whose product MTIANTNSKVVNGVDPSCPYLFHLAALTPTTFDGGNLRGGNEDNWPALAGQKGATYFFHLEPGGVREPHWHPSAWEFNYVVSGKAKWAMQGLQQEHYTFEAGQGDVVFAPQGFFHYFENASDDEELIVMIVFNSSVPEPRNDLGIVNSLSVIPNDVMAAVFGVSADVFSNLPKIEKPVTIVKKRSSPA is encoded by the coding sequence ATGACAATTGCAAATACAAATTCCAAAGTTGTGAATGGTGTTGATCCCTCTTGCCCTTACCTCTTTCACCTTGCAGCTTTAACGCCAACCACATTTGACGGAGGAAACTTACGGGGTGGAAACGAAGACAACTGGCCGGCTCTGGCGGGTCAAAAAGGTGCTACCTATTTCTTCCACCTTGAGCCTGGTGGCGTTCGAGAGCCCCATTGGCATCCGAGCGCGTGGGAGTTTAACTACGTCGTATCTGGGAAGGCTAAGTGGGCGATGCAAGGTCTTCAACAGGAACATTACACCTTCGAAGCCGGTCAGGGTGATGTCGTGTTCGCTCCTCAAGGCTTTTTTCACTACTTTGAAAATGCCAGCGATGACGAAGAACTCATTGTCATGATTGTGTTTAACAGTAGTGTGCCAGAGCCACGCAACGACCTTGGTATTGTCAATTCACTAAGCGTGATACCAAACGATGTCATGGCTGCGGTATTTGGTGTTTCTGCTGATGTCTTCAGCAACCTACCCAAGATTGAGAAGCCTGTGACGATTGTCAAGAAGCGGTCATCCCCTGCTTAA
- a CDS encoding DUF1634 domain-containing protein, whose translation MGRGIIQLGILLLILTPVARVAFSVFAFWQQRDQRYVDCAVDSCSRSSDDKVI comes from the coding sequence GTGGGGCGAGGTATCATCCAACTCGGCATTTTGCTATTGATTCTGACTCCAGTTGCACGAGTTGCGTTTTCAGTGTTTGCATTTTGGCAACAACGCGATCAACGTTACGTTGATTGTGCTGTTGATTCTTGTTCACGGTCTTCTGACGACAAGGTAATTTGA
- a CDS encoding RNA-guided endonuclease InsQ/TnpB family protein — MYAIKVELKLNNKERTLMRKHSGYARFVYNYGLALTQSLYSAGVKVSIAKQINEIKKVFTGYTKKQVENQWMNKLSSKVYQRAFMDLGQAYQRWSKGLSGKPVFKSKNDGDSFSVYDGNGKVLISPGKKIKIPTLGTFRLKEDLACSYCTQTFTISRQANKWYVSFAIDADRIPPTHHPEELVGIDLGVKCFCTLSDGSQIEAPKPYKQAKTKLAKAQWRNRNKQSGNRRQGIKQSNRAKKFYDSIATKHAQIANQRKDFLHKTTTDISRRFYRIRIEDLNVSGMLANRKLSAAISDLGFYEFRRQLVYKSEFFGTKVEVVDRWYPSSKLCSICRNKHDSLKLSDRVYQCQNKSCLAHTITMDRDLNAAYNLLNAPSDFVRLAQPEVTLVDKK, encoded by the coding sequence ATGTACGCCATCAAAGTAGAGCTAAAACTAAATAACAAAGAGCGAACTTTGATGCGTAAGCATTCTGGTTATGCACGTTTTGTTTATAACTACGGCTTGGCATTGACCCAAAGTCTGTACTCTGCTGGGGTAAAAGTAAGTATTGCTAAACAGATAAATGAAATCAAGAAAGTATTCACTGGCTACACCAAAAAGCAGGTTGAGAATCAATGGATGAATAAGTTGTCATCCAAAGTTTATCAACGAGCTTTTATGGATTTAGGACAGGCATATCAAAGATGGTCTAAAGGACTGTCTGGTAAGCCTGTTTTTAAGTCAAAGAATGACGGGGATTCGTTTAGTGTTTACGACGGCAACGGCAAAGTATTGATCTCGCCTGGGAAGAAAATAAAAATTCCGACTCTAGGAACTTTTCGACTCAAAGAGGATCTCGCCTGCTCGTACTGTACACAGACTTTTACCATTAGCCGCCAAGCTAATAAATGGTACGTTTCTTTTGCAATAGACGCTGATAGAATACCACCAACGCATCACCCGGAAGAGTTGGTGGGAATCGACTTAGGCGTGAAATGTTTTTGCACTCTCAGTGATGGCTCTCAGATTGAAGCCCCCAAACCTTACAAACAAGCGAAAACCAAGCTAGCTAAGGCACAGTGGCGAAACCGAAATAAGCAATCTGGCAATCGTCGCCAAGGTATAAAACAGTCGAATAGAGCAAAGAAGTTTTATGACTCTATCGCCACAAAGCACGCCCAAATCGCCAACCAGCGTAAAGACTTTCTGCATAAGACGACAACAGATATAAGCCGTAGATTTTACCGAATTCGGATAGAAGACCTAAACGTTTCAGGGATGCTGGCTAATAGAAAGTTATCAGCAGCAATCTCTGATTTAGGATTCTACGAATTCCGTCGTCAATTAGTCTACAAGTCTGAATTCTTCGGAACCAAGGTAGAGGTCGTTGACCGGTGGTATCCATCATCAAAATTGTGTTCGATCTGTAGGAACAAGCATGATAGCTTGAAACTTTCTGACCGAGTGTACCAGTGCCAGAATAAGTCGTGCTTAGCTCACACGATAACGATGGATAGGGATTTGAACGCAGCTTATAATTTGTTGAACGCACCATCGGACTTTGTACGGCTGGCTCAGCCGGAAGTGACGCTCGTAGACAAGAAGTAG
- a CDS encoding CopG family transcriptional regulator — protein sequence MAKQTERLEIRVTVDELETLDAYCQLVDLNKSDVLREYIQSLKKKIKKMNSKV from the coding sequence ATGGCTAAACAAACGGAAAGACTGGAGATTCGAGTTACGGTGGACGAGTTAGAAACATTAGACGCATATTGCCAGTTAGTTGATTTGAATAAAAGTGATGTGTTGCGAGAGTATATTCAATCCTTGAAGAAAAAGATTAAAAAGATGAACAGCAAAGTCTAG
- a CDS encoding response regulator: protein MSLATTIRILIVDDHSIVRQGLAIIINRDPEMTVIAQAEDGQQGVNLFREYQPDITLMDLRMPQMAGVEAITAICAEFKSARIIVLTTYDSDEDIYRGLQAGAKGYLLKDAKSNELFNAIRTVYRGQQYIPPSVGAKLVQRMSNPELSERELEVLRLMAQGMSNLDISTILSIGESTVKSHVNRILSKLGVNDRTQAVIIAVKRGIVSL from the coding sequence ATAAGCCTTGCCACTACGATTCGTATTCTGATTGTTGATGACCATTCCATTGTCAGACAAGGATTGGCAATCATCATCAACCGCGATCCAGAAATGACGGTGATTGCTCAAGCAGAAGATGGACAACAGGGGGTCAATCTGTTTCGGGAATACCAACCAGATATCACGCTGATGGATTTGCGAATGCCGCAGATGGCTGGGGTTGAAGCGATTACTGCTATTTGTGCTGAATTTAAATCTGCCCGAATTATTGTACTAACGACCTACGATAGTGATGAAGATATCTATCGCGGGTTGCAGGCAGGCGCTAAAGGATATTTACTCAAGGATGCTAAATCCAACGAGCTTTTTAATGCGATTCGCACAGTTTATCGTGGTCAGCAGTATATTCCGCCATCCGTGGGGGCAAAACTAGTACAGCGGATGAGTAATCCAGAACTGAGTGAGCGAGAGTTAGAGGTACTTCGTTTGATGGCGCAGGGGATGAGTAATCTAGACATTAGCACCATTTTGAGTATCGGTGAAAGCACTGTCAAATCTCATGTTAATCGAATTTTAAGTAAATTGGGAGTTAACGATCGCACTCAAGCGGTAATTATTGCTGTTAAACGCGGGATTGTCAGTTTGTAA
- a CDS encoding response regulator, translating into MSQSTVIRILIVDDYLIVRQGLAAIIEQEGDMSVIGQAEDGVEAIKLFRQEQPDVTLMDLRMPQMGGVEAITTICAEFAKAKIIVLTTYDGDEDIYQGLRAGAKGYLLKDLKPNELRTAIRGVYNGQQYIPPNVGAKLVQRMTNPELSDRELEVLRLIAQGMSNLEISAALCISESTVKTHINRILSKLNVKDRTQAAIVALKRGIVNL; encoded by the coding sequence ATGAGTCAGTCAACAGTCATTCGCATTCTTATTGTTGATGATTATTTAATTGTGCGGCAAGGGTTAGCAGCAATCATTGAGCAAGAGGGGGATATGAGTGTGATTGGTCAGGCGGAGGATGGAGTTGAGGCAATTAAGCTGTTTCGGCAAGAGCAACCCGACGTAACCTTGATGGACTTGCGGATGCCTCAAATGGGAGGAGTCGAAGCTATTACTACCATTTGCGCTGAATTTGCCAAGGCGAAAATTATCGTACTAACAACGTATGATGGGGATGAGGATATCTATCAAGGGTTACGGGCAGGCGCAAAGGGTTATCTGCTCAAAGACTTGAAACCAAACGAACTGCGAACAGCTATTCGCGGTGTTTACAACGGGCAACAATACATTCCACCGAATGTCGGTGCTAAACTAGTTCAGCGAATGACCAACCCGGAATTGAGCGATCGCGAGTTAGAGGTGCTTCGTTTAATTGCACAGGGCATGAGCAATCTGGAAATTAGCGCAGCCCTATGTATTAGCGAGAGTACTGTTAAGACCCATATCAATCGAATTTTAAGCAAGTTAAATGTCAAAGACCGGACACAGGCAGCTATTGTTGCCCTGAAACGAGGAATTGTCAACCTTTGA